One genomic segment of Rubripirellula amarantea includes these proteins:
- a CDS encoding TonB-dependent receptor — protein sequence MQPPVQRGDVAANDKDNAALAADHRIASLFGEVNQIDDLPTDRETLSLSPAADAVFREEALGRRTADVGDLLRRSKAAHGVSIQNRTPIVSDTRIRGQRVGQVLASGSYWAPARMDLDTMMSKIDSRLIQDSILIKGPYASRYGPGFRFVDMEFLQSPRYENGYEGHGATSGTYHSNGDQFYGRQSFWGGSDDYGFHISYGHRTGSDYETGQDDYFIPSSYKSRDLFVAYGFDIDDHQKIEINALRLDQTDIEFPGLVTDLNFLITDGYEITYTNDAPSFADRFTSEVWYNRTRFEGDTKRPGKARQIPSLVDAFQPSFLGAADGSTTTDGDALSAGYRLESSFITACSQFSVGTDMIYLNQELNEYDFYDPDPNDNNFPIPRSDALDFGVYAERILQWNDDVVVTAGTRIDGVFTDSRDIVQGVAEPLSVLEESSLDRQFLLGSAYLTANRDLGGGWSTNAGTGFAMRQPTLTEMYAEYTFIGSLQRGLTFLDGDPQLDSEKLYQCDVGIEYDSDDMTLGLHGHHAWIQDYITYDLFDPAGTIDGFQQGASFVNTDLATLMGFETYAQADLTSMVSTFGILTYVEGRDRSRLDPSRHTGSPYRSDNGSVDSEPLPGIAPMEARVGLLIQDPTHEHWGIEFEARIVDNQDRVASTLQEIETPGFTVYNIRSYRRWDHLLVTSGIENVTDKFYREHIDYRSGLGVYRPGFGFYVGAELTY from the coding sequence ATGCAACCACCTGTGCAGCGAGGCGATGTCGCTGCCAACGACAAGGACAACGCAGCACTTGCAGCCGATCATCGAATCGCCAGCTTGTTTGGTGAGGTCAACCAGATTGACGACTTGCCCACCGATCGCGAAACGCTTTCGCTCTCACCCGCCGCAGACGCGGTCTTTCGCGAAGAAGCATTGGGCAGACGAACCGCAGACGTGGGTGACTTGCTGCGAAGATCGAAGGCGGCGCACGGTGTTTCCATTCAAAATCGCACGCCCATCGTCAGCGACACTCGAATTCGAGGCCAACGCGTAGGCCAAGTCCTCGCATCCGGGTCCTACTGGGCACCCGCTCGAATGGACTTGGACACGATGATGAGCAAGATCGACTCGCGTTTAATTCAAGACTCGATTCTGATCAAAGGTCCCTACGCCAGTCGGTACGGGCCGGGGTTCCGGTTTGTCGACATGGAATTCCTGCAATCGCCTCGTTACGAGAATGGCTACGAAGGTCACGGGGCAACCAGTGGGACCTATCATTCCAACGGGGATCAGTTCTACGGACGACAATCGTTTTGGGGCGGCAGTGACGACTACGGTTTTCATATCAGCTATGGCCACCGAACTGGCAGCGACTACGAAACCGGACAGGATGACTACTTTATTCCATCAAGTTACAAGTCTCGTGACCTGTTTGTCGCGTACGGATTTGACATCGACGATCACCAGAAGATCGAAATCAATGCATTGCGTTTGGACCAAACCGACATAGAGTTCCCGGGTTTGGTGACGGACCTGAATTTTCTGATCACTGACGGTTACGAGATCACGTACACCAACGACGCGCCTAGCTTCGCTGATCGTTTCACGTCCGAGGTGTGGTACAACCGAACTCGCTTCGAAGGCGATACTAAACGTCCAGGCAAGGCTCGACAGATTCCTTCGCTCGTTGACGCTTTCCAGCCGTCATTTCTCGGTGCTGCGGACGGTTCCACGACGACGGACGGCGATGCACTTTCGGCGGGCTATCGACTCGAATCATCCTTCATCACGGCGTGCTCGCAGTTCTCGGTCGGTACGGACATGATTTATTTGAATCAAGAACTCAACGAGTATGATTTCTATGATCCCGACCCCAACGACAACAACTTCCCGATCCCTCGCAGTGATGCGTTGGACTTTGGGGTCTACGCCGAGCGGATTCTGCAGTGGAACGATGATGTGGTTGTTACCGCCGGTACTCGGATCGATGGAGTGTTCACGGACTCTCGCGACATTGTGCAAGGTGTAGCTGAGCCGCTTAGCGTCCTGGAAGAATCCTCGCTGGACCGACAATTCTTGTTGGGGTCGGCGTACCTAACCGCCAATCGTGATCTTGGTGGGGGATGGAGCACCAATGCGGGGACGGGCTTTGCGATGCGACAACCCACGCTCACGGAAATGTACGCTGAATACACTTTCATTGGGTCTTTGCAGCGTGGTTTGACATTCCTCGATGGTGACCCGCAACTCGATTCCGAGAAGTTATATCAGTGCGATGTGGGAATCGAATACGACTCGGATGACATGACGCTAGGATTACACGGTCACCATGCCTGGATTCAGGACTACATCACCTATGACCTGTTCGATCCTGCGGGAACGATTGATGGGTTTCAACAGGGAGCGTCGTTCGTCAACACGGACCTTGCTACCTTGATGGGGTTTGAAACCTACGCTCAAGCGGACCTGACATCGATGGTGTCAACGTTCGGAATTCTGACTTACGTCGAAGGGCGAGATCGTTCAAGGCTTGACCCATCACGACACACCGGATCGCCGTACCGAAGCGACAATGGAAGCGTCGATTCCGAACCTCTTCCAGGGATCGCACCCATGGAAGCACGCGTTGGACTTCTGATCCAGGACCCCACTCACGAACACTGGGGAATCGAGTTTGAAGCTCGGATCGTTGACAATCAAGATCGAGTCGCCAGCACCTTGCAGGAAATCGAAACGCCGGGGTTCACCGTCTACAACATTCGAAGCTATCGACGGTGGGATCACTTGCTGGTCACCAGCGGAATTGAAAACGTGACCGATAAGTTCTATCGAGAACACATCGATTACCGATCTGGGCTCGGAGTGTACCGTCCTGGTTTTGGGTTCTATGTCGGAGCGGAATTGACGTACTAG